A stretch of DNA from Lysinibacillus sp. B2A1:
ATGCAGAAATGCTCGTCCGTTCTCGAGAAATTGCCACTAATGCAATGGAGGAAGAAGCCAAAAAACTAGGCGCAGATGCTATTGTAGGTGTAAGATTTTCTACCTCATCTGTAATGGATGGTACCTCTGAGGTATTAGCATATGGAACAGCCGTAAAATTAAAAAAATAAAAAATGAAGGGCTTCAATCAACAAGATTGAAGTCCTTTTTATTGTAAAAATATCCTTAATTATGACAAAAATATAGTTTGTTTAGTCTGTTGTATGACGATTTTTTGTTAAATTAGTATAGTACCAATTATAGCAATAATATAGAAATTTTATAGTGAAAAGGACTAATAGTGTCCAACTCATTTTGTATAATAGAAAGGTAATGATGAAGAAAGAGTGGGATATATGGTAGATTCACAACAAAATAAAGGCTATCGCGTCATTTCTATGTTTGATAGATTGATGGATGGTCAAGGAATAAATAAAAAACAAGAGGCATTTACACATCAAGTTGGTGAAAAAACCATACAACGCGATCTGGATCAAATTCGAGCGTATATTGATAAGGCTAAATTAAACTGTCATTTAGAATATGTGCGAGCAGAAAAGGTCTATAAGCTAACAAATATCGGAGAACATATTTTAACAAAAGAGCAAGTGTTAGCGATAGTCAAAATTCTTATTGAATCAAGAGCGTTTTTAAAATCTGAAATGAGTGAGATTATTGATAAGCTTATCTCGATTGTTGCAGCTGATAAACAAGAGTTTATTCATAATATTATTTTAAACGAAAAGCATTTATATGTAGATTTAAATCATCGCAAGTCTTTACTACAGGTAATTTGGAATCTCTCAGAGACCATTCAAAAAAAGAAAATAATTCAAATTGATTACTTGCGTGAGGGAGAAACAATCCCAACGGCAAAAATAGTAAAGCCTCTCGCTGTTATTTTCTCTGAGTACTATTTTTATTTAATTGCCTATGATAGTAAGCATGAGAAGGATTTGCCCATTGTCTACCGAGTTGACCGTATACAGCATTTGTTGGAGCTTGATAAAAAATTTAAAATACCCTATGCTGAACGTTTTCAGGAAGGTGAATTTCGCAAGCGTATCCAATTTATGCATGCTGGTGAGCTGATGCATATTAAATTTATCTTTAATGGCTCATCTCCTCAGGCTGTACTAGATCGGCTACCAACAGCTAAAATTCTATCTAATAATGATGGATACTATTTATTTGAGGCAGAGGTTTTTGGACGTGGGATTAAAATGTGGCTGCTTAGTCAAGGAGCTAATATTGAAGTTATAGAGCCTCTTGAGCTCAGAGAGGAAATGATTGAAACCATCCATTCAATGCAGCAAAATTATCGCTATATATAATACAACACTCCATCAAAAGGAAAAATCCGCTTAATCTTCCAAAAGACGAAGCGGATTTTTATGTTTACAACAATTATTGAAATAGTTCTTCAATAAAGTTTAACTGTAAATTCCCTAAAAGTTTGTAATCTTTCATATAGTTTTCTTCATATAAATAAACGAATAAATGCTTTGAATTATCTAAGCGTAAACCTATTTCACGCTCATCATTTATGTGTAACGTTAACCAATATACTTCGTCACCATCAGATTTATCGAAGCGTACTTTACGAAGCGGTTGGCCGTTAAATTGCTGCATAATTTGATCGATATGAGAGGCATCTGTTACAGTGATGGTTTTTTCATCTGAGCCACGAATAATTTCGATTTCATTCACTTGCTCAATATCAAGCCGTTCTGTTACCTCCTTATCGAAAGTTGAATCTCGCGTTATCAATAATGTTGAAACGAAAAGGATGATAAGAGGTAAAAGGATACCAATTAGCAGTTTGTATTTTTTTTTCATGTAAAAACTCCTTAAATTCAAAAAATTCGCACATATGTATGCTGTTCCACGCTATAATTGAGCATATACTGAATTGATAAAGGATGGCAATAAAATGACACAAAATCATGAAGAAAAAGAGCTATTTTATCCTGACGGTACAGTCATGTATCGTGGTGGTGTGAAGAAAAACGATTTTGGACATGACATTTATGATGGCAAGGGTACATTATTCGATCAAGATGGAGAGCTATTATTTGAGGGTGAATTTGCCAATCACATGAAGCAGGGAAATGGCATTATGTATTTAAAAGGTCAAATGATCTACCAAGGCGAATTTATTCAAAATAAAAAACAAGGAAACGGCATTTTATATAAAAATGGACATATTTATTACGAGGGTCATTTTCGTAATGATTTAATGGATGGCTACGGAGTATTACATTATGAGGAAGATTTAACTGGTCCATTTCTGAAGCTACGTAAACAGTATCCCCATTTAGATCAGCCACAATATGAGGGAGATTTTGTCCATGGCATGAAGAAGGGGAAAGGAAAACAATATTATCCAAACGGTTTTTTACAATATGAAGGTGATTTTATATGGAATCATATGCAGGGGGCAGGTAGGCTTTACTATACACTTGAGACACCAAGTGCAGATGAGCTTGAGAGCGGAGTATCCACACTTCAATACGAAGGGTATTTTTTCGAGGATGCAAAACACGGCAAGGGAAAGATCTACTCGAGACTAGGAGTGCTTGAGGCGGAGGGCCAATTTAAAGAAGATGCAATGACAGGACATGGTACTCTTTATTATGCTAGTGGACAGGCGTGCTATATTGGCGAGCTTGTAAATGGAGAAAAGCATGGTCGAGGAGATTATTTTAATGAGGATGGCAAGATTATTTATAGCGGTGAATTTATAAATGGAGAACGGTTACGAATAACACCGGAAATTGAGCGAGAAATTGAGAAATTACAACAGCAATTAGATAGTCTTGTAGGACTTCCAAATGCTAAGAAGGAATTACATAACCTCATCAACTTTATTAAAATTCAAAGCTTACGTGTCGATCATGGATTAACAAGCTTCCCAATAACCTATCATCTTGTCTTCTCTGGTAATCCAGGCACAGGCAAAACAACAGTTGCTCGGATTATTGGTCAAATTTATAAGCATCTCGGGGTTCTTTCAAGCGGACATTTTGTGGAAACAGATCGTGCAGGCTTAGTTGCAGGTTATGTTGGTCAGACGGCTCTAAAGGTACAGGAAGTGGTCAATAAGGCAAAAGGCGGCGTGCTTTTTATCGATGAGGCCTATTCACTGGTTAATGATAAACAAGATGCATTTGGGAAGGAAGCAATTGATAGCCTATTAAAGGCAATGGAGGATCTACGTGATGATTTGGTTGTTATTGTAGCAGGATATACAGAGCTAATGGAGGAATTTTTATTAGCTAATCCAGGCTTTAAATCACGTTTTAATCATTTTGTACAATTTGATAATTTCAGCACAGAGGAACTATTTGATATTTTTGCAATGCTATGTAAAAACAATGATTATCAATATGAAGAAGCATTTGCAAACCATATAAGAGATCAACTACACAAAATTCCGATTGAGTCGATTCCTAATTTTTCAAACGGGCGATATATTCGTAATTTATTTGAAAAGCTAGTAACCATTCAATCAAATCGTCTTATTCAGCAAAATAATATTACCAAGCAAGAACTTATGACATTTGCAGAGGATGATATTTTACTCGGTATTACAGAAGATCTATTTGATAATACATTTTGATAATGGTAATGACCAAAGTAGCTTATGGCAAGGAACTTTGGTCATTTAAAATAATAAAGGGGATGACAAATGAAAAAGCTTGTGACAATCATTTTAGTAGGTGCTTGTATTTTACCAAGAGTATTGACAATCAATATTACTGTCAGTAACAACATTAAAATACTTAAAAATAAACCAATTGAATAATTGACAAATAATGAGAAGAGTAGTATTATAACACAAAACATACGCTATCGTATTTTATGGAGAAATGATTATGCAATTGACGAGGGAAGATTGGATTAAGGCTGGAATACAACAACTAGCTGATGTAGGAATACATAAAGTTCGAATAGAAGCACTTGCCCGCCTACTTAAGATTAGTAAAGGGAGTTTTTACCATTATTTCCGTGATCATCAGGAGCTGTTAGATGCAATGCTCGAGTATTGGGAAATACATGCAACAAAGCACATTGTTCAAAGTATGGAACAGGAACAAGCTACGTTGGATCAACTACTACGCATTAGCTTTAGCAGAGATAAAAAAATAGAGATTGGCATTTATGCATGGGCTAAATATGATTCTGCTGTTGCAGCAAGATTGGTCGATATTGAAGAACAGAGAATTGCCTGTGTAGCAAAATTATACCGAAAAATGGGCATGAATGATGTTGAATCAGTAGATCGTGCAAGACTTGCCTATTTGACGTATGTGGGGTGGATGACCAGGTTTGAAGCAAATCCCCATTTTGAGATTGAAAAAATG
This window harbors:
- a CDS encoding WYL domain-containing protein — protein: MVDSQQNKGYRVISMFDRLMDGQGINKKQEAFTHQVGEKTIQRDLDQIRAYIDKAKLNCHLEYVRAEKVYKLTNIGEHILTKEQVLAIVKILIESRAFLKSEMSEIIDKLISIVAADKQEFIHNIILNEKHLYVDLNHRKSLLQVIWNLSETIQKKKIIQIDYLREGETIPTAKIVKPLAVIFSEYYFYLIAYDSKHEKDLPIVYRVDRIQHLLELDKKFKIPYAERFQEGEFRKRIQFMHAGELMHIKFIFNGSSPQAVLDRLPTAKILSNNDGYYLFEAEVFGRGIKMWLLSQGANIEVIEPLELREEMIETIHSMQQNYRYI
- a CDS encoding AAA family ATPase — its product is MTQNHEEKELFYPDGTVMYRGGVKKNDFGHDIYDGKGTLFDQDGELLFEGEFANHMKQGNGIMYLKGQMIYQGEFIQNKKQGNGILYKNGHIYYEGHFRNDLMDGYGVLHYEEDLTGPFLKLRKQYPHLDQPQYEGDFVHGMKKGKGKQYYPNGFLQYEGDFIWNHMQGAGRLYYTLETPSADELESGVSTLQYEGYFFEDAKHGKGKIYSRLGVLEAEGQFKEDAMTGHGTLYYASGQACYIGELVNGEKHGRGDYFNEDGKIIYSGEFINGERLRITPEIEREIEKLQQQLDSLVGLPNAKKELHNLINFIKIQSLRVDHGLTSFPITYHLVFSGNPGTGKTTVARIIGQIYKHLGVLSSGHFVETDRAGLVAGYVGQTALKVQEVVNKAKGGVLFIDEAYSLVNDKQDAFGKEAIDSLLKAMEDLRDDLVVIVAGYTELMEEFLLANPGFKSRFNHFVQFDNFSTEELFDIFAMLCKNNDYQYEEAFANHIRDQLHKIPIESIPNFSNGRYIRNLFEKLVTIQSNRLIQQNNITKQELMTFAEDDILLGITEDLFDNTF
- a CDS encoding TetR/AcrR family transcriptional regulator encodes the protein MQLTREDWIKAGIQQLADVGIHKVRIEALARLLKISKGSFYHYFRDHQELLDAMLEYWEIHATKHIVQSMEQEQATLDQLLRISFSRDKKIEIGIYAWAKYDSAVAARLVDIEEQRIACVAKLYRKMGMNDVESVDRARLAYLTYVGWMTRFEANPHFEIEKMLKLLMHIH